From the genome of Haloarcula taiwanensis:
GTCGTCGCGGTGGGAGAGGATTTCGAGCGTGGTGACCGACTCCCGGCCCTCGATGTCGCGGAGCACCGCCGGGAGGTCGTCGGCTGTGATCTCCGCCAGTCCGACGCCGGAGTCCTCGCCGGGGAGCGCCGAGAGGATTCGGAACGTCGCATCGTTGTACGTGCGCGACACGTCGCCGATCCAGATTTCGTCCGGAATCGTGAGTGTGAGTTCAGCGTGTGGCATTGGTGTATCCGAATATATTCGCCCAACCTCTGCGGCCGTAATCCCGAACATGTTCGTCTACCCATGGCTCGGACAAGAACCTTGGGGGACCTGTCGTGTGCTCTCGGCGCGAGCGTCGGGCATGCAAGACCGACGGGCCGAACATCTACGGGTATGGCGAACGCTTATTTCGCCGGCCACTGGCCGTCTGGTATGGAGCGCGTCTCGCTGACTCGGACAATCCCGGCCGATCCGGAAACAGTCACTGATCTGATAACCGACGTGGAGCCGTTCATGATCGCGGCAGGATTCGACGAGGTGACGCTGGACGGGGACGACCTCGGCATCACGAACCGCGTCGGTCTCTTCGAAATCGAACTGGACCTCGAAATCGTCGAGACTGACGCAGTGCTGCGGTACGAGCAGCGTCAGGGCATCTTCGAGTCGATGATGACGGAGTACACGGTCGAAACCGTCGATGAGGGGACCGAGGTGACGGCGATGACGGAGTACAGCGCCCTCGACCTCCCCGTGCTCGGCGAGATGCTCGACTCGACCGTCATCTCCCGACAGCGCACGAAGGAACTCAACAGGCAGTTCGACTGGCTCGTCGAACAAGTATCATCGCGGTAAACACGAGTGTGACTGTTCGAGTGACCGCCTATCTGTTCTCTATTAATATCCCGAACATATTCGGGAAAGGACCGAGGGACACCCGCCGGTAACGGGTACCTATGAGCCACTCCCACGAGGACCTGCCGCCGGTTACGACCGAGGTCCACGACAACTCTTGGTCGGCGAACCTGGAGACGCCCGCACACGCCGATGACCTCGACGCCGTCGTCGAGCAGGCCGTCGACGCCGTCGAGATGACGACGGCTGGGAACCACGTCAATCTGGTGAGCCACGCCGATCACGGCCATCCCGAGACGTACCTATTCGACGCGCTTGAGGCGGCCTTCGGCGACAGCGTCTCAGTGGAGTACGTCCAGCAGTGTGGCTGTGGGGGCCACGTCACCCGCGTCCACCGGGAGGCATAGATGCACGGGAACCTCGACCTCGACCAGCAGCCGTTGGTGCTGATCTGGGAGGTGACGCAGGCCTGCGAACTGGCGTGCAAGCACTGCCGGGCCGATGCCCAGCCGCGCCGCCACCCCGACGAACTCTCGACGGCGGAGGGGAAGGCGCTGCTTGACCAGGCCCGCGAGTTCGGCGAGGGCCAGCTGGTCGTCCTCTCGGGCGGGGACCCGCTGACCCGCGAGGACCTCCCGGAACTCGTCGCCTACGGGACCGAGCAGGGCCTCCGGATGACGATGACCCCGAGCGGGACGACCTCGCTGACGCGGGACCGGCTGGCCGAACTCGACGACGCCGAGCTCCGGCGGCTGGCGCTGTCTATCGACGGCGGCGACAGCGACGCCCACGACGCCTTCCGGGGCGAGTCCGGGAGCTTCGAGGCGACGATGGAGGCCGCCGAGGCGGCCCGTGACCTCGACATACCGCTGCAGATAAACACCACCGTCTGCGCGGAGACGGTCGAGCAACTGCCGGCGATACGGGACCTCGTCGCGGACCTCGACGCGGTGCTGTGGTCGGTGTTCTTCCTCGTCCCGGTCGGCCGCGGGCGGGTACTGACGCCGATTCCCCCCGAGCGGGCCGAGCGCGTACTGGAGTGGCTCCGCGAGGTCAGCGAGGAGGCGTCGTTCGGCCTCAAGACGACCGAAGCGCCCCACTATCGGCGCGTCGCGATGCAGAATCAGGACGAGGGTGCTGCCGGGCTCAAACGGCGGATGGGTATCCGCGCTGGCAAGGGGTTCGCCTTCGTGAGCCACACCGGCGAGGTGTATCCGTCCGGATTCTTGCCTGAGTCGGCCGGCAACGTTCGAGAGGAAAGCGTCGTCGACATCTACCGGGAGTCGTCGCTGTTCCAGCAACTCAGAGACGACGACGCGCTGACGGGCAAGTGCGGCGCCTGCCGGTACCGGTCGGTCTGTGGCGGCAGCCGGTCGCGGGCCTACGCGACGACGGGGGACCCGCTGGCGGCGGACCCGCTGTGTGACTACCAGCCCGAGGGGTTCGACGGGACGGTTCCCGACCAGCACCCGGCAGATTGAGGGGATTTTTCACTCCGTGGGAACGCGCCTCGCCCGTTTTGTAACACGGTGTCACAGTATTCGGTATGAGCGACTCCGGCATCAGAGTGGAGCTATCGGTCGATGCCCCGGGGGCCTGTCCGGTGGCGAGCGTCTCGGACGAGGCGGGCGCGGCCGTGACCGATGTTGCCCGAAGTAGCCCAGATGCAGACGGGCAGGTCATCGAAGAGTTCACCGCGACGGGCACTGACGGAGGGGAAATCGAGACACGGGAAGACATGGACAAGGTGTTCTCGACGGGCACCGGCGCCCGCTACCAGTTCTCTCGGTCCCGAACCGAGTGCGTCTGTGAAGCGGTCGAAACGTATGACTGTCCGGTGGCAGATATCCGCGCCGAGGGCGGACAGCTCCACCTGACATTTCACGCTCCCGATGTCGATCGGGTGCGCGCCATCGTGACGCGGCTGAAAGAACTGTACGACGGCGTCTCGCTCCGGTCGATGCGTCGAAACGGTGACGTGGACCCGGCGGACTCGATACTGGTCGACCGGAGCAAGCTCACCGACCGGCAACAGGAAGTGCTCGAAACG
Proteins encoded in this window:
- a CDS encoding bacterio-opsin activator, with the translated sequence MSDSGIRVELSVDAPGACPVASVSDEAGAAVTDVARSSPDADGQVIEEFTATGTDGGEIETREDMDKVFSTGTGARYQFSRSRTECVCEAVETYDCPVADIRAEGGQLHLTFHAPDVDRVRAIVTRLKELYDGVSLRSMRRNGDVDPADSILVDRSKLTDRQQEVLETAVEMGYFEYPKGANAGDVATELDISVSTFAEHLAAAQTKLLDSIITE
- a CDS encoding radical SAM/SPASM domain-containing protein, which produces MHGNLDLDQQPLVLIWEVTQACELACKHCRADAQPRRHPDELSTAEGKALLDQAREFGEGQLVVLSGGDPLTREDLPELVAYGTEQGLRMTMTPSGTTSLTRDRLAELDDAELRRLALSIDGGDSDAHDAFRGESGSFEATMEAAEAARDLDIPLQINTTVCAETVEQLPAIRDLVADLDAVLWSVFFLVPVGRGRVLTPIPPERAERVLEWLREVSEEASFGLKTTEAPHYRRVAMQNQDEGAAGLKRRMGIRAGKGFAFVSHTGEVYPSGFLPESAGNVREESVVDIYRESSLFQQLRDDDALTGKCGACRYRSVCGGSRSRAYATTGDPLAADPLCDYQPEGFDGTVPDQHPAD